Proteins encoded together in one Candidatus Binatia bacterium window:
- the gspD gene encoding type II secretion system secretin GspD — protein sequence MGRTSPGTRLAEVCTSGWGFRGVAQLALLILCIAVVSLPADAQPAGPVGANGAPAPAPAPAPAPAVAPAAAMAADMPAEDAIVLNFEAADIREVVHSLASALEINYLIDPRVEGQVTIRTTGKIPRSELFPIFNQILRSIGIAAVKVGEVYNIVPIADAKTRVIVSRSQLSQMTADDLFVVEIVKVRNIAAEEMANLLQPFITPGGDVIPYQRANFLIITDIATNVDRLREMIQLLDRDSFKDLKAKIYKIENANIEDLGQELSAVLDTYGITGEAANERGVYAIPLLRLNSIAVLAFSDNAFEAVSYWLNLLDVPPDEDSARAVRVYNVQNAKSADLATVLNELYGGGEGAAGGGRGQAGQAGFGGLFGRASGGRLASGGRGGGGRAAAAAGRLGGASQANQGGGGRGGRNSGGGGGFGGGRGGARPAGVLGGQPGRGLGGGGPGSVILAGGTGPLAFFKEEVRIVADEVSNSLVILATKQDYEEIRKVLRDLDVVPRQVVIEVLIAEISLNKTMDMGLQSVIANSGAIGSVPSPPAPTESADGVAGMLGAVSQAAGVNDDMLKRLWNVADNGALTAIITDQSSFRFTLTALATAGRLKVLASPHILTADNREASINIGQSIPIITSTQQSTLATANVLNSVQYRDTGVILNILPQVNADGLVNLQIRQEVSQVGTESFGSSGSPSFITREAETTAVVQDGDSLLIGGIIQENTRRVRNGIPYLMDIPVLGRLFRFDQDDVERVELIILLTPQVVRNRAEALEVTQGYKDRLWDVVDEIERTKGLQLPTKQQLGAVERLRSRTTTAEKPRGLLPNRAWED from the coding sequence ATGGGTCGCACGAGTCCAGGTACGAGGCTGGCCGAGGTGTGCACGTCGGGGTGGGGTTTCCGTGGCGTAGCGCAGCTGGCGCTCCTCATTCTTTGCATCGCGGTGGTGTCTCTGCCGGCCGACGCACAGCCTGCTGGTCCCGTGGGCGCCAACGGCGCGCCCGCGCCCGCTCCCGCTCCCGCTCCCGCTCCCGCCGTCGCGCCGGCTGCGGCGATGGCTGCGGACATGCCCGCCGAAGATGCGATCGTCCTCAACTTCGAGGCGGCCGACATCCGCGAAGTCGTGCATAGCCTCGCGAGTGCGCTCGAGATCAACTACCTGATCGACCCCCGCGTCGAGGGCCAGGTGACGATCCGCACGACGGGTAAAATCCCGCGCAGCGAGTTGTTTCCGATCTTCAACCAGATTCTGCGCAGCATCGGCATCGCCGCCGTGAAGGTCGGTGAGGTCTACAACATCGTTCCCATCGCCGACGCGAAGACCCGGGTCATCGTCTCTCGGTCGCAGCTCAGTCAGATGACGGCCGACGACCTCTTCGTCGTCGAGATCGTGAAGGTCCGCAACATTGCCGCGGAGGAGATGGCGAATCTCCTGCAGCCGTTCATCACTCCCGGTGGCGACGTCATTCCCTATCAGCGCGCCAACTTCTTGATCATCACGGACATCGCGACGAACGTCGATCGCCTGCGCGAGATGATCCAGCTGCTCGACCGGGACAGCTTCAAGGACCTCAAGGCGAAGATCTACAAGATCGAAAACGCCAACATCGAAGACCTGGGTCAGGAATTGAGCGCGGTCCTCGATACGTACGGTATCACCGGCGAAGCCGCGAACGAGAGGGGCGTGTACGCGATTCCCCTCCTCCGTCTGAACTCGATTGCAGTCCTTGCGTTCAGCGACAACGCGTTCGAAGCCGTGTCGTATTGGCTGAATCTGCTCGACGTGCCGCCCGACGAAGACTCGGCTCGCGCGGTGCGCGTCTACAACGTCCAGAACGCGAAGTCCGCGGACCTCGCGACCGTCCTGAACGAGCTCTACGGCGGTGGCGAGGGTGCCGCCGGTGGGGGCCGGGGCCAGGCGGGGCAGGCCGGCTTTGGTGGGCTCTTCGGCCGCGCCAGCGGCGGGCGCCTTGCGAGCGGGGGCCGTGGAGGTGGCGGGCGAGCCGCGGCTGCGGCCGGCCGACTCGGCGGCGCCTCTCAGGCGAACCAGGGCGGCGGCGGACGAGGCGGACGCAATTCCGGTGGTGGCGGCGGCTTCGGCGGCGGCCGCGGCGGTGCGCGACCGGCCGGAGTTCTCGGCGGCCAGCCGGGGCGCGGTCTTGGTGGCGGCGGTCCGGGAAGTGTCATTCTCGCCGGCGGCACCGGCCCTCTCGCGTTCTTCAAAGAAGAAGTGCGCATCGTGGCCGACGAGGTCTCGAACTCACTCGTGATTCTCGCGACCAAGCAGGACTACGAAGAGATTCGAAAGGTGCTTCGCGACCTCGACGTCGTGCCGCGCCAGGTCGTGATCGAAGTGCTCATTGCCGAGATCAGCCTGAACAAGACCATGGACATGGGCCTGCAGTCGGTAATCGCGAACTCCGGCGCCATCGGTTCCGTTCCGTCCCCGCCCGCACCGACCGAATCGGCCGATGGTGTGGCCGGGATGCTCGGCGCGGTGTCGCAGGCGGCCGGGGTCAACGACGACATGCTGAAGCGGTTGTGGAACGTTGCCGACAACGGGGCGCTCACCGCGATCATCACCGATCAGTCGTCGTTCCGGTTTACCCTGACCGCGCTCGCCACGGCGGGGCGGCTGAAAGTGCTCGCGAGCCCGCACATCCTCACGGCGGACAACCGCGAAGCCTCCATCAACATCGGCCAGTCGATTCCGATCATCACGTCGACACAGCAATCGACCCTCGCGACGGCCAACGTCCTGAACTCGGTTCAGTATCGTGACACCGGCGTCATCCTGAACATCCTGCCGCAGGTCAACGCAGACGGCCTCGTGAACCTTCAGATCCGCCAGGAAGTCAGCCAAGTCGGCACGGAGTCCTTCGGTTCGAGTGGCTCGCCGTCGTTCATCACGCGGGAAGCGGAGACGACTGCCGTCGTGCAGGATGGGGATTCTCTCCTCATCGGCGGCATCATCCAGGAGAACACCCGCCGAGTCCGTAATGGTATCCCGTACCTCATGGACATTCCCGTCCTCGGCCGACTCTTCCGGTTCGACCAGGATGACGTCGAGCGCGTCGAGCTCATCATCCTCCTCACCCCGCAGGTCGTGCGGAACCGGGCCGAAGCGCTCGAGGTCACGCAGGGCTACAAGGATCGCCTGTGGGACGTGGTGGACGAGATCGAGCGAACCAAGGGCCTCCAGCTGCCGACGAAGCAGCAGCTTGGGGCGGTGGAGCGTCTGCGCAGCCGCACGACCACCGCGGAGAAGCCGCGCGGTCTGCTCCCGAACCGGGCTTGGGAGGACTGA
- the gspM gene encoding type II secretion system protein GspM, which produces MRDFIADLLARLQATNRQQRLYMAVGILAAVVLLRYGTTWFFDYRAGVKADIKLSAQRLAGAEKLLERAPQIQQQLKGLRKRYRSTVSQLVPGATPTLAAAELQDRVSNLAAKNNVRIQTTQVLKDEAVGPFRQVSLRVTASGDIRDLAGLLSELELGNLRVTIPFLELSRRGAAIRRRTKSPQARAVSATFQIAGVVAGSAGLAEEGAPETAQTAQTAAGAGEAAPPAPVAKAAARSVPVAVPVADREEIPQDPLGTAQTVNAQ; this is translated from the coding sequence ATGAGAGATTTCATTGCCGATCTCCTCGCTCGCCTGCAGGCGACGAACCGCCAGCAGCGGTTGTACATGGCCGTCGGCATTCTCGCGGCGGTGGTGCTGTTGCGGTACGGAACGACCTGGTTCTTCGACTACCGGGCGGGCGTGAAGGCCGACATCAAGTTGTCCGCGCAGCGTCTCGCCGGCGCCGAGAAGCTTCTCGAGCGCGCCCCCCAAATTCAGCAGCAGCTCAAGGGGCTTCGCAAACGCTACCGGAGCACAGTTTCCCAGCTCGTCCCCGGCGCGACGCCGACTCTGGCCGCGGCCGAGCTGCAGGATCGCGTTTCCAACCTCGCTGCCAAGAACAATGTCCGGATTCAGACGACCCAGGTCTTGAAGGACGAGGCTGTTGGCCCCTTCCGACAAGTTTCGTTGCGGGTAACGGCTTCAGGCGACATCCGCGACCTCGCCGGGCTTCTCTCCGAGCTCGAGTTAGGGAATCTGCGTGTGACGATTCCCTTCCTCGAACTGAGCCGGCGTGGCGCGGCGATCCGCAGGCGGACGAAGAGCCCCCAGGCGCGGGCCGTTTCGGCGACTTTCCAGATCGCCGGGGTCGTGGCTGGTAGCGCGGGGCTGGCGGAGGAGGGTGCTCCCGAGACGGCTCAGACGGCTCAGACGGCTGCGGGCGCAGGGGAGGCGGCCCCGCCTGCACCGGTGGCGAAGGCGGCGGCACGCTCGGTTCCCGTGGCGGTCCCGGTTGCAGATCGGGAGGAGATCCCGCAGGACCCTCTGGGCACCGCACAAACGGTGAATGCGCAATGA